One region of Primulina tabacum isolate GXHZ01 chromosome 1, ASM2559414v2, whole genome shotgun sequence genomic DNA includes:
- the LOC142531238 gene encoding uncharacterized protein LOC142531238 isoform X1 → MGSRLGRRVVSFANIPIKLLMPSSFSNISEIALKTIPSVSKIEIKRVLESLYGFEVEKVETLNMLGKKKKRGGLLIARPDYKKAYVTLKNPLSISPDLFPIKVIEEERRNMNKQSKSSIVEDPEAVKKSHWLDERKDNGMSNRGRKAGNRRNAGRDTRPAVASSDAKFPWSSMKPFGRKCITLCES, encoded by the exons ATGGGAAGTAGATTGGGCAGAAGAGTGGTGAGCTTTGCCAACATACCCATAAAACTCCTCATGCCTTCGTCCTTTTCCAACATTTCGGAAATCGCTCTCAAAACCATCCCCTCTGTTTCCAAG ATCGAGATTAAGAGGGTTTTGGAATCTCTGTACGGATTCGAAGTGGAGAAAGTGGAAACACTTAATATGCTTGGGAAGAAGAAGAAGCGGGGCGGATTGTTGATCGCCAGGCCCGATTACAAGAAAGCTTACGTCACCCTGAAGAACCCGTTGTCTATAAGTCCGGATCTTTTCCCGATCAAGGTGATCGAGGAGGAGAGAAGGAATATGAACAAGCAGTCGAAATCGAGCATTGTGGAGGATCCGGAAGCTGTGAAGAAGTCGCATTGGCTCGACGAGAGGAAGGATAACGGGATGTCTAATAGGGGTAGGAAAGCAGGGAACCGACGCAATGCCGGCCGCGATACTCGGCCGGCTGTCGCTAGCTCAGATGCAAAGTTTCCATGGAGCAGCATGAAGCCATTTGGGAG GAAATGTATTACTTTATGTGAAAGCTAG
- the LOC142531238 gene encoding uncharacterized protein LOC142531238 isoform X2: MGSRLGRRVVSFANIPIKLLMPSSFSNISEIALKTIPSVSKIEIKRVLESLYGFEVEKVETLNMLGKKKKRGGLLIARPDYKKAYVTLKNPLSISPDLFPIKVIEEERRNMNKQSKSSIVEDPEAVKKSHWLDERKDNGMSNRGRKAGNRRNAGRDTRPAVASSDAKFPWSSMKPFGR, from the exons ATGGGAAGTAGATTGGGCAGAAGAGTGGTGAGCTTTGCCAACATACCCATAAAACTCCTCATGCCTTCGTCCTTTTCCAACATTTCGGAAATCGCTCTCAAAACCATCCCCTCTGTTTCCAAG ATCGAGATTAAGAGGGTTTTGGAATCTCTGTACGGATTCGAAGTGGAGAAAGTGGAAACACTTAATATGCTTGGGAAGAAGAAGAAGCGGGGCGGATTGTTGATCGCCAGGCCCGATTACAAGAAAGCTTACGTCACCCTGAAGAACCCGTTGTCTATAAGTCCGGATCTTTTCCCGATCAAGGTGATCGAGGAGGAGAGAAGGAATATGAACAAGCAGTCGAAATCGAGCATTGTGGAGGATCCGGAAGCTGTGAAGAAGTCGCATTGGCTCGACGAGAGGAAGGATAACGGGATGTCTAATAGGGGTAGGAAAGCAGGGAACCGACGCAATGCCGGCCGCGATACTCGGCCGGCTGTCGCTAGCTCAGATGCAAAGTTTCCATGGAGCAGCATGAAGCCATTTGGGAGGTAA
- the LOC142531238 gene encoding uncharacterized protein LOC142531238 isoform X3 has translation MGSRLGRRVVSFANIPIKLLMPSSFSNISEIALKTIPSVSKIEIKRVLESLYGFEVEKVETLNMLGKKKKRGGLLIARPDYKKAYVTLKNPLSISPDLFPIKVIEEERRNMNKQSKSSIVEDPEAVKKSHWLDERKDNGMSNRGRKAGNRRNAGRDTRPAVASSDAKFPWSSMKPFGR, from the exons ATGGGAAGTAGATTGGGCAGAAGAGTGGTGAGCTTTGCCAACATACCCATAAAACTCCTCATGCCTTCGTCCTTTTCCAACATTTCGGAAATCGCTCTCAAAACCATCCCCTCTGTTTCCAAG ATCGAGATTAAGAGGGTTTTGGAATCTCTGTACGGATTCGAAGTGGAGAAAGTGGAAACACTTAATATGCTTGGGAAGAAGAAGAAGCGGGGCGGATTGTTGATCGCCAGGCCCGATTACAAGAAAGCTTACGTCACCCTGAAGAACCCGTTGTCTATAAGTCCGGATCTTTTCCCGATCAAGGTGATCGAGGAGGAGAGAAGGAATATGAACAAGCAGTCGAAATCGAGCATTGTGGAGGATCCGGAAGCTGTGAAGAAGTCGCATTGGCTCGACGAGAGGAAGGATAACGGGATGTCTAATAGGGGTAGGAAAGCAGGGAACCGACGCAATGCCGGCCGCGATACTCGGCCGGCTGTCGCTAGCTCAGATGCAAAGTTTCCATGGAGCAGCATGAAGCCATTTGGGAG GTAA